A genomic region of Streptomyces sp. NBC_00247 contains the following coding sequences:
- the rplJ gene encoding 50S ribosomal protein L10 has translation MARPDKAAAVAELADQFRSSNAAVLTEYRGLTVAQLKQLRRSLGENAQYAVVKNTLTKIAANEAGIDTLDDLFAGPTAVAFVTGDPVESAKGLRDFAKDNPNLIIKGGVLDGKALSADEFKKLADLESREVLLAKLAGAMKGKQSQTAALFQALPSKFVRTAEALRAKKEEQGGAGTPAPAEAAE, from the coding sequence ATGGCAAGGCCCGACAAGGCTGCCGCGGTAGCCGAGCTGGCGGACCAGTTCCGCAGCTCGAACGCCGCCGTGCTGACCGAGTACCGGGGTCTCACCGTGGCCCAGCTCAAGCAGCTGCGCCGTTCGCTCGGTGAGAACGCCCAGTACGCCGTGGTGAAGAACACGCTGACCAAGATCGCGGCCAACGAGGCCGGGATCGACACGCTGGACGACCTGTTCGCAGGTCCGACGGCGGTTGCCTTCGTCACCGGTGACCCGGTGGAGTCGGCGAAGGGTCTTCGTGACTTCGCCAAGGACAACCCCAACCTCATCATCAAGGGCGGTGTCCTTGACGGTAAGGCGCTGTCCGCCGATGAGTTCAAGAAGCTCGCGGACCTCGAGTCCCGCGAGGTTCTGCTCGCCAAGCTGGCAGGTGCCATGAAGGGCAAGCAGTCGCAGACTGCCGCGCTCTTCCAGGCGCTCCCCTCGAAGTTCGTCCGCACCGCGGAAGCTCTTCGTGCCAAGAAGGAAGAGCAGGGCGGTGCCGGTACGCCGGCGCCCGCCGAGGCTGCCGAGTAA
- the rplL gene encoding 50S ribosomal protein L7/L12 — protein MAKLSQEELLEQFETLTLIELSEFVKAFEAKFDVTAAAPVAVAAGGGAAAVEAVEEQDEFDVILTGAGEKKIQVIKVVRELTSLGLKEAKDLVDGAPKPVLEKVAKEAAEKAAESLKGAGASVEVK, from the coding sequence ATGGCGAAGCTGTCCCAGGAAGAGCTGCTCGAGCAGTTCGAGACCCTGACCCTCATCGAGCTCTCCGAGTTCGTCAAGGCGTTCGAGGCGAAGTTCGACGTCACGGCCGCCGCCCCGGTCGCCGTTGCCGCCGGTGGTGGCGCTGCCGCCGTCGAGGCCGTCGAGGAGCAGGACGAGTTCGACGTCATCCTCACGGGTGCCGGCGAGAAGAAGATCCAGGTCATCAAGGTCGTGCGTGAGCTGACCTCCCTCGGCCTGAAGGAGGCCAAGGACCTCGTCGACGGCGCTCCGAAGCCCGTCCTGGAGAAGGTCGCCAAGGAGGCCGCCGAGAAGGCTGCCGAGTCCCTCAAGGGCGCCGGCGCCTCCGTCGAGGTCAAGTGA